In Desulfitobacterium chlororespirans DSM 11544, one DNA window encodes the following:
- a CDS encoding aldehyde dehydrogenase — translation MSDIKEILAKQKAFFETGKTKELQFRVNMLNKLRSAIKTHEEEIMAALKADLNKAPFEAYATEVGMVLEELNYTLKHISSWVKPKRVRTPLVHFPSASYLYTEPYGSVLIMSPWNYPFQLTLAPLVGAISAGNCAVLKPSEYSANTSAMIERIVKEIFDESFVAVVRGGREANKTLLNEKFDYIFFTGSIQVGKTVMESAARYLTPVTLELGGKSPCIVDNTADLELAAKRIVWGKFLNAGQTCVAPDYLLVHRTVKEKLIQEIKKSITAFYGHDPLGNEDYPKIINQKHFERLLGLLKSGRVIEGGRSEEKTRRIAPTILDDVTWESPVMKEEIFGPLLPVLEFESFDAALSMVNQHPKPLALYLFTRSKDHEAQAIGKTSFGGGCINDTIIHLANPNLRFGGVGESGMGQYHGKGSYDTFSHVKSIMKKSNMLDIPLRYPPFKNHLSLLKKIMK, via the coding sequence ATGTCGGATATAAAAGAAATTTTGGCCAAGCAAAAGGCTTTTTTCGAAACAGGGAAAACTAAGGAGCTACAGTTTCGGGTGAATATGCTGAATAAATTGCGGTCGGCCATAAAAACCCATGAAGAGGAGATTATGGCGGCTTTGAAGGCTGACCTGAATAAAGCGCCTTTTGAAGCCTATGCCACAGAAGTGGGCATGGTTCTGGAAGAGCTTAACTACACGCTTAAACATATCTCAAGCTGGGTCAAACCTAAACGTGTGCGGACTCCTCTGGTGCACTTTCCTTCCGCCAGCTATCTTTATACAGAACCCTACGGCTCCGTCTTAATTATGTCGCCCTGGAATTATCCTTTTCAGCTGACCCTGGCTCCTTTGGTGGGGGCCATAAGTGCAGGAAACTGCGCCGTTCTCAAGCCATCGGAGTATTCGGCCAACACTTCCGCAATGATCGAGAGGATAGTCAAAGAAATCTTTGACGAGTCCTTTGTGGCCGTGGTGCGCGGAGGCCGAGAAGCCAACAAAACCCTGCTCAATGAAAAGTTTGACTATATCTTTTTTACCGGCAGCATCCAGGTGGGAAAAACGGTGATGGAATCCGCCGCCAGGTACCTGACCCCGGTAACTCTGGAATTGGGCGGGAAAAGCCCCTGTATTGTCGATAACACTGCCGATCTTGAATTGGCGGCCAAAAGAATCGTCTGGGGAAAATTTCTGAATGCGGGACAGACCTGTGTTGCTCCAGATTATTTGCTTGTGCATAGGACTGTTAAAGAAAAACTCATCCAGGAGATCAAGAAATCCATCACCGCCTTTTATGGCCATGATCCTTTAGGCAACGAGGACTATCCTAAAATAATCAATCAGAAGCACTTCGAGCGGCTTTTAGGCTTGCTGAAGAGCGGGCGGGTTATAGAGGGAGGAAGGTCCGAAGAGAAAACCAGGCGGATTGCGCCCACCATTTTGGATGATGTAACCTGGGAAAGCCCAGTGATGAAGGAAGAAATCTTTGGGCCTCTGCTGCCGGTGTTGGAATTTGAGAGCTTTGACGCTGCCCTTTCTATGGTCAATCAGCATCCCAAGCCGCTGGCTTTGTATCTGTTCACCAGAAGCAAGGATCATGAGGCCCAGGCCATCGGCAAAACATCCTTTGGCGGTGGATGCATCAATGATACGATTATACATCTGGCTAACCCCAATCTGCGCTTCGGAGGTGTGGGGGAGAGCGGCATGGGTCAGTATCACGGCAAAGGAAGCTACGATACCTTTTCTCATGTGAAAAGCATTATGAAAAAATCCAATATGCTGGATATCCCGCTCCGGTATCCGCCTTTTAAAAATCATTTGTCCCTGCTTAAGAAGATTATGAAGTAA
- the cas5 gene encoding CRISPR-associated protein Cas5, whose protein sequence is MVRLSYPIAMEIAGNTAMWTRPDSGDCPVSYPAPTYSAVKAIFESVAWGPGVEIIPTKVELCAPIQYHSYCTNYGGPLRSTKSIKEGNNYQLYATVLIDVCYRIYAEVVPFKDKSRLPESAVQWDKKTTSPGHAYQSIFKRRLKRGQCYSIPTLGWKEFTPSYFGEFRDTTQVLSDALPIVIPSMLRRVFAKGYGSPVSYVYDNDLVIRNGVLEYPQRSENYAQ, encoded by the coding sequence ATGGTTCGATTATCTTATCCTATTGCCATGGAGATAGCCGGCAATACCGCTATGTGGACAAGGCCGGATAGCGGTGACTGTCCGGTTAGCTATCCAGCTCCGACCTATTCTGCAGTCAAAGCTATTTTTGAATCTGTGGCATGGGGGCCCGGCGTGGAAATAATTCCTACAAAAGTAGAGTTGTGTGCGCCTATACAATACCACTCTTATTGCACCAACTATGGAGGACCGTTACGAAGTACTAAATCGATTAAAGAGGGAAATAATTATCAGTTGTATGCTACCGTGTTAATTGATGTCTGCTATAGAATCTACGCAGAAGTTGTTCCTTTTAAAGATAAAAGCCGATTGCCGGAAAGTGCTGTGCAATGGGATAAAAAGACGACCTCACCCGGACATGCTTATCAAAGTATTTTTAAAAGAAGGCTTAAACGAGGTCAATGCTATTCCATTCCCACATTAGGATGGAAAGAATTTACCCCTTCTTATTTCGGCGAATTTCGGGACACAACCCAGGTGCTCTCCGATGCACTTCCCATCGTCATACCATCGATGCTAAGGCGGGTTTTTGCCAAAGGATATGGGTCTCCGGTTTCCTATGTCTATGACAATGATCTCGTCATCCGGAATGGCGTGCTGGAGTATCCGCAAAGGAGTGAAAACTATGCTCAATGA
- a CDS encoding type I CRISPR-associated protein Cas7 — protein sequence MNSEIKRATGLMVIEVVNSNANGDPDRESDPRQRPNGIGEISPVSFKRKLRDLVGDHDSVFYQNLPAVYIKNSDHYCILESRGRDRKSIQSEMSKDIKNFEQKSFLESTFVKKYWDARIFGNTFLEEGANKGFIKTGVVQFGVGTSISPVNIIRHTNTNKAGVQEGKNAGMAPLAFRIVEHGVYCMPFFVNPNYAAKTGCTQEDIDLLKLLIPKAYDLNRSAIRPDVRIRHAWYIEHLNALGSCPDYLLLEALTPKRTGDVTTASKSWADYEDKTDLPEELKAKVSSATDLMLV from the coding sequence ATGAACAGTGAAATCAAGCGCGCAACCGGTTTAATGGTCATTGAAGTTGTAAATTCAAATGCAAACGGCGACCCGGACAGGGAGAGCGATCCCCGTCAGCGTCCTAATGGTATAGGGGAAATTTCACCAGTTTCCTTCAAACGCAAGCTGCGTGATTTGGTGGGAGACCACGATAGTGTGTTTTATCAAAATCTCCCGGCGGTTTACATTAAAAACTCGGATCACTACTGCATATTGGAATCGCGGGGGCGTGACAGGAAATCCATTCAAAGTGAGATGTCGAAAGATATTAAAAACTTTGAACAGAAGAGTTTTTTGGAGAGCACTTTTGTTAAAAAATATTGGGATGCAAGAATCTTTGGCAACACTTTTTTGGAAGAGGGAGCGAATAAAGGGTTTATCAAAACAGGTGTTGTTCAGTTTGGTGTAGGTACGTCGATTTCTCCGGTCAATATCATTCGTCATACCAATACGAATAAAGCCGGTGTGCAAGAGGGTAAAAATGCCGGAATGGCTCCCTTAGCCTTTCGCATCGTGGAGCACGGTGTTTATTGTATGCCGTTTTTTGTGAATCCCAATTATGCAGCCAAGACAGGCTGCACTCAAGAAGATATTGACCTGCTTAAGCTATTAATTCCCAAAGCGTATGACCTGAATCGTTCTGCCATTCGCCCCGATGTGCGCATTCGGCATGCCTGGTATATTGAACATCTGAATGCTCTGGGCAGTTGCCCGGATTATCTCCTCCTGGAAGCGCTTACACCAAAACGTACTGGCGATGTGACCACAGCATCGAAAAGCTGGGCTGATTATGAAGACAAGACAGATCTACCGGAAGAATTGAAGGCCAAAGTGAGCTCTGCAACCGACCTGATGCTGGTATGA
- a CDS encoding CRISPR-associated helicase/endonuclease Cas3, whose protein sequence is MLAGKNTAKFLPQNHVDAGVAYFLNSQHPSVLSAAVIQAHHVGFPDFTVEVDRGDAAFRDRAIASDVDRELSELEAIHSHLVDSQFEYGEEEIKGDKSVFLRMLLSCLVDADHTDTATHYRKYPAEMSPVRLRAAERLAQLDRHIAGLKQTGADDDRNALRNEMYVACRNADIDAGITSCDSPVGSGKTTAIMAHLLAQAEKRGLRRIFVVLPFTNIIKQSVDIYRKTLVLPGENAEEVVAELHHRADFESKDARHLTALWRAPIIVTTAVAFFETLASNSTAALRRLHELPGSAVFVDESHAALPVKLLPIAWKWINVYAAEWSCYWVLASGSLNRFWTIPEITGDESFHPVPEIIDDELRKRLAVYENNRISYHCDLFPKGTAELAQWISGFPGPRLVILNTVQSAAVLADYFSEHFGRECVEHLSTALTPDDRGNTLERIKKRLMDKKATNWTLIATSCIEAGVNLSFRTGFRELGPLVSLLQASGRVNREGVLDNAEMWTFCILEDGMLKLNPGLKEAAAVLKRYFEGNRAIVPELSTQSLTDEIALYGLSGKHKNLVTNEKLQNFRKVEEDFKVIDSDTRLVVVDPSMAKRLQYGKVDWKKLQKASVQIAKYKLDELRTPMVMDKIYRWNLEYDGFLGYMAGIVKLKKYSGGAIII, encoded by the coding sequence GTGCTTGCCGGTAAAAATACAGCCAAATTTCTTCCGCAAAATCATGTTGATGCAGGAGTCGCTTATTTTTTGAATAGCCAACACCCTTCAGTTCTTTCTGCTGCTGTGATTCAGGCCCATCACGTTGGTTTTCCTGATTTTACTGTCGAAGTGGATAGGGGTGATGCAGCTTTTCGAGATAGAGCCATTGCGTCTGATGTAGATAGAGAGTTGTCGGAACTTGAAGCCATCCATAGCCACCTCGTTGATAGTCAGTTTGAGTATGGTGAGGAAGAAATCAAGGGAGATAAATCAGTTTTTCTGAGGATGCTCTTATCATGCCTCGTCGATGCGGATCACACCGATACGGCCACCCATTACCGGAAGTATCCGGCCGAAATGAGCCCGGTCAGATTGCGCGCTGCGGAACGGCTTGCCCAATTAGACCGGCACATTGCCGGGCTGAAGCAAACAGGAGCTGATGATGATCGGAATGCTTTACGCAATGAGATGTATGTGGCGTGTCGAAACGCTGACATCGATGCCGGTATAACTTCCTGTGATAGTCCAGTTGGCTCCGGAAAGACGACGGCGATCATGGCCCATTTGCTTGCACAGGCAGAGAAGCGCGGACTGCGGCGTATCTTTGTTGTACTGCCTTTTACAAATATCATTAAACAATCCGTAGACATCTATCGGAAGACACTTGTTTTGCCGGGGGAAAACGCTGAGGAGGTTGTAGCGGAACTGCATCACCGGGCGGACTTCGAGAGCAAGGACGCCAGACACCTTACTGCGTTATGGAGAGCGCCCATTATTGTGACAACGGCTGTTGCTTTTTTTGAAACGCTGGCCTCGAATTCCACCGCAGCCCTGCGCCGCTTGCATGAATTGCCCGGCAGTGCTGTTTTTGTGGATGAATCCCATGCTGCATTGCCGGTGAAACTTCTGCCTATTGCCTGGAAGTGGATCAATGTTTATGCTGCGGAATGGAGCTGCTATTGGGTTCTGGCGTCCGGTTCATTGAATCGATTCTGGACAATACCGGAAATTACAGGAGACGAAAGTTTCCACCCTGTACCGGAAATCATTGATGATGAACTGCGCAAACGCCTTGCAGTCTATGAAAACAATCGGATTTCTTATCATTGTGATTTATTCCCCAAAGGCACGGCGGAGCTTGCTCAATGGATCAGCGGTTTTCCGGGGCCGAGACTGGTTATCTTGAACACAGTTCAAAGTGCTGCTGTATTAGCGGACTATTTTTCAGAGCACTTTGGCCGAGAATGTGTCGAGCATCTGTCTACAGCTTTGACTCCAGATGATCGGGGCAACACTCTCGAACGGATAAAAAAGCGCTTGATGGATAAAAAGGCTACGAATTGGACCCTGATCGCAACATCATGTATTGAAGCCGGTGTAAACCTGTCTTTCAGAACTGGATTTCGTGAACTTGGTCCGTTGGTATCGCTGCTGCAAGCTTCGGGGCGTGTCAATCGGGAAGGGGTTCTTGATAATGCGGAGATGTGGACATTTTGTATTTTAGAAGATGGAATGCTGAAGCTTAATCCTGGTTTAAAAGAGGCCGCCGCTGTTCTTAAAAGGTATTTTGAAGGGAACAGAGCCATTGTGCCGGAATTGAGCACCCAATCCCTCACTGATGAAATCGCTTTATATGGGCTGTCTGGAAAACATAAAAACTTGGTCACCAATGAGAAATTGCAAAATTTTCGTAAGGTAGAAGAGGATTTCAAGGTAATTGACAGCGATACTCGTCTTGTAGTTGTTGACCCGAGTATGGCAAAACGTTTGCAATATGGAAAAGTCGATTGGAAAAAACTTCAAAAAGCCTCGGTTCAAATTGCCAAATATAAATTGGATGAACTGAGAACGCCTATGGTAATGGATAAAATATACAGGTGGAACCTGGAATACGATGGCTTTCTCGGTTATATGGCTGGTATCGTGAAATTAAAAAAGTATAGCGGAGGGGCAATCATCATTTGA
- the cas4 gene encoding CRISPR-associated protein Cas4, with protein sequence MEYQEDDFLLLSGIQHYVFCKRQWALIHIEQQWQENFRTIEGAILHEKTHDSTIKEKRGALIISRGMGIFSRTLGITGACDVVEFHKSRDGVTLYGREGTYQPVPVEYKRGKPKQDNADVLQLCAQAMCLEEMLLCTIPEGFLYYGEPRRRTKVILDEEIREEVKRICQEMHDLYAKRYTPKVKTTKACRACSLSELCLPKLCKNPSALDYMKKMIAEIEVEP encoded by the coding sequence ATGGAATACCAAGAAGACGATTTCCTGCTCTTATCGGGCATCCAGCACTATGTGTTTTGCAAACGCCAATGGGCCTTGATCCACATTGAACAGCAATGGCAGGAAAACTTCCGTACCATCGAAGGGGCAATCCTGCACGAGAAAACCCATGACTCGACGATCAAGGAAAAGCGGGGAGCGCTGATTATTTCCCGGGGTATGGGGATTTTTTCCCGTACCCTGGGGATCACCGGAGCCTGTGATGTGGTGGAGTTTCATAAGTCCCGGGACGGAGTCACCCTTTATGGCCGGGAGGGGACTTACCAGCCGGTTCCTGTGGAATACAAGCGGGGCAAACCCAAGCAGGATAATGCGGATGTGCTGCAGTTATGCGCTCAGGCCATGTGTTTGGAAGAGATGCTCCTCTGCACCATACCGGAAGGATTTCTATATTATGGTGAACCCAGACGCAGAACGAAAGTTATCCTGGATGAGGAGATTCGAGAGGAAGTCAAAAGGATTTGCCAGGAGATGCACGATCTCTATGCCAAGAGATATACCCCTAAAGTTAAAACGACAAAAGCATGCCGAGCCTGCTCCCTCAGTGAACTCTGTCTGCCCAAGCTGTGCAAGAACCCATCGGCCCTGGACTATATGAAGAAAATGATTGCAGAGATCGAGGTTGAGCCATGA
- the cas1c gene encoding type I-C CRISPR-associated endonuclease Cas1c — protein sequence MRKLLNTLYVTSPNTYLSLDGENIVILKDDVEALRVPLHNLESIIAFGYTGASPALMGACAKRNISLSFMKSSGKFLGRVVGEVRGNVTLRKAQYRLSDDEAASHRIAKSFILGKVYNSRWVVERATRDHGARLDVEKLKGVCQTLANALKLVENSKDLDQLRGVEGEAAAQYFRVLDDLILQQKEDFYFKCRNKRPPLDNVNAMLSFVYTLLAHDAAAALETVGLDPYVGFLHRDRPGRISLALDLMEELRAVFADRFVLSLINRREVNPSGFTRMENGAVVMDDDTRRDILKAWQSRKQEEIKHPFLQEKMEWGLVPYAQAMLLARFIRGDLDGYPAFMWK from the coding sequence ATGAGAAAATTATTGAATACCCTCTATGTGACTTCTCCCAATACTTATCTATCTCTTGACGGGGAAAATATTGTGATTTTGAAGGATGATGTGGAGGCCTTGCGAGTCCCTTTGCATAATCTGGAGAGCATCATTGCCTTTGGCTATACTGGGGCCAGCCCGGCTTTGATGGGTGCCTGTGCCAAGCGCAATATCTCCTTGAGCTTTATGAAATCCAGCGGAAAATTTCTGGGCAGAGTAGTGGGGGAAGTCAGAGGGAATGTCACTTTAAGAAAAGCGCAATACAGACTTTCGGATGATGAAGCGGCAAGCCATAGAATTGCCAAGAGTTTTATCTTGGGGAAAGTATATAATTCCCGCTGGGTAGTGGAGCGGGCCACCCGGGATCATGGGGCAAGGCTGGATGTAGAGAAATTAAAGGGAGTCTGCCAAACCCTGGCTAATGCTCTGAAATTGGTCGAGAACAGTAAGGATTTGGACCAGCTGCGGGGTGTTGAGGGGGAGGCTGCAGCCCAGTATTTCCGGGTGCTGGATGATCTGATTCTCCAGCAGAAGGAAGACTTTTACTTCAAATGTCGTAATAAACGGCCTCCTCTGGACAATGTTAATGCTATGCTCTCCTTTGTCTATACCTTGTTGGCTCATGATGCCGCTGCTGCTCTGGAAACAGTGGGGCTGGACCCCTATGTAGGATTTTTGCACCGGGATAGACCGGGAAGAATCTCACTGGCCCTGGATCTGATGGAAGAGCTGCGGGCAGTTTTTGCAGATCGCTTTGTTCTTTCTTTGATCAATAGAAGGGAAGTCAATCCCAGCGGGTTCACCCGGATGGAAAACGGAGCAGTTGTAATGGATGATGATACAAGAAGAGATATCCTCAAGGCATGGCAAAGCAGGAAACAGGAAGAGATAAAGCATCCTTTTTTGCAGGAGAAAATGGAGTGGGGGCTGGTGCCCTATGCTCAGGCTATGCTGCTGGCCCGGTTTATCCGGGGAGATTTGGACGGATATCCGGCCTTTATGTGGAAGTAG
- the cas2 gene encoding CRISPR-associated endonuclease Cas2, which produces MLVLITYDVNTQTAAGRKRLRQVAKQCVNYGQRVQNSVFECVLDAAKFREVQHKLEQIIDTETDSLRFYMLGNNYKNKVEHIGARPSFNVEDTLII; this is translated from the coding sequence ATTTTAGTGCTGATCACGTATGATGTTAACACCCAAACCGCGGCAGGAAGAAAGCGGCTGCGTCAGGTTGCTAAGCAGTGTGTGAACTATGGACAACGTGTCCAAAATTCTGTTTTTGAATGTGTGCTGGATGCGGCAAAATTCCGCGAGGTTCAGCATAAGCTGGAGCAGATCATTGATACAGAGACGGATAGCCTGAGGTTCTATATGCTGGGGAATAATTATAAGAACAAGGTTGAGCATATTGGGGCCAGGCCTTCGTTTAATGTTGAGGATACTTTGATTATTTAG
- a CDS encoding PadR family transcriptional regulator has product MSENEQMQNFITELRRGSLTLAVLGCLKQPHYGYALLQTMQEKQIDVEANTLYPLLRRLENQGLLVSDWDTGESRPRKYYTVNEKGEMVYKALMTEWKKLQNSIESICGEDKCNG; this is encoded by the coding sequence ATGTCAGAGAATGAGCAAATGCAAAACTTTATCACGGAACTACGCCGGGGCAGCTTGACACTGGCGGTTTTGGGATGTTTGAAACAACCGCACTATGGCTATGCATTGCTGCAAACAATGCAGGAAAAGCAAATAGACGTTGAAGCCAACACACTCTACCCCCTTTTGCGGCGGCTGGAAAATCAGGGCTTACTTGTCAGCGATTGGGACACAGGTGAAAGCAGGCCAAGAAAATATTATACTGTCAACGAAAAAGGCGAAATGGTGTATAAAGCATTGATGACAGAATGGAAAAAACTGCAGAACAGCATTGAATCCATTTGCGGGGAGGATAAATGTAATGGATAA
- a CDS encoding acyltransferase family protein, whose translation MPGLDGLRALAVFAVIFYHLNLSWAPGGLLGVTLFFVLSGYLITNILLKQWESTGTIDLKDFWLRRARRLLPAVFVMLAGVMVWMLFFAPERLAALKQEALAAVFYISNWYLIFHQVSYFESFGPPSPLGHLWSLAVEEQFYLFWPLLLGLGLRWIRQRKWLAVGTIALTLASAAAMALIYSPGQDPSRVYYGTDTRAFSLLVGAALAMVWPGGKMTGELTGSKKLILDGAGALGLLTVLLMLVKTNQYQPFLYQGGLLLFSIAAAVLVAVLAHPASSLGRFFSWGPWRWLGECSYGIYLWHYPVIILTNPTVNTGGADLSRSFWQIGLSIILAVLSRHFIEDPIRYGRRKRGRRRVQTLQWWQKPLGAGAKMSLGIMLMVLLLFVIPNGGTGISAKAIAQNHETTEQAQSQTQEQAQNQTQEQNQNQDGHGTQAQETEQEDSKDKGEAAGAGQENEITIIADSVMINVAPILQEQFKGIVIDAQLGRQMYQASEVIAGLREEGKLGKTVVIQLGNNGPFSEKQLKETLDTLPGSTEILLVNTRVPKPWEGEVNETLNKVAQSYPGAKLIDWHTVSKGHNDYFYKDGVHLTQAGVEAYGEMLVKALAVEENDY comes from the coding sequence ATGCCGGGGTTGGATGGCCTGAGGGCTTTGGCGGTGTTCGCCGTGATTTTTTATCACCTCAACTTGTCTTGGGCACCGGGAGGGCTTTTAGGGGTAACTTTATTTTTTGTGTTGTCAGGGTATTTGATCACCAATATTCTGCTGAAGCAATGGGAGAGCACCGGAACCATCGATTTGAAAGATTTCTGGCTGCGCCGGGCCCGGCGGCTACTGCCCGCGGTTTTTGTGATGCTGGCGGGGGTCATGGTCTGGATGCTGTTTTTCGCTCCGGAACGTCTGGCCGCCTTGAAGCAGGAAGCCTTGGCTGCGGTCTTCTATATCAGCAACTGGTACCTGATTTTCCATCAGGTCTCCTATTTTGAAAGCTTTGGCCCCCCATCTCCACTGGGGCATCTCTGGTCTTTAGCGGTAGAAGAACAATTCTATCTCTTTTGGCCCCTTCTTTTGGGACTGGGTCTGCGCTGGATTCGGCAGCGCAAATGGCTGGCTGTGGGAACCATTGCGCTCACTTTGGCATCGGCTGCGGCTATGGCCTTGATCTATAGTCCGGGTCAGGATCCCAGCCGGGTCTATTACGGAACGGATACCCGGGCTTTCTCCCTGCTTGTCGGTGCCGCCCTGGCTATGGTGTGGCCCGGCGGGAAAATGACCGGCGAGCTTACCGGCTCCAAAAAGCTGATTCTGGATGGGGCAGGGGCACTGGGGCTATTAACGGTTCTGCTGATGCTCGTGAAAACCAACCAATACCAACCCTTTCTCTATCAGGGCGGTCTGTTGCTTTTCTCCATTGCCGCGGCTGTTTTGGTAGCGGTTCTGGCCCATCCGGCCAGCAGTTTGGGCCGGTTCTTCAGTTGGGGGCCTTGGCGCTGGCTGGGAGAGTGCTCCTATGGAATCTACCTGTGGCATTACCCGGTGATCATTCTGACCAATCCGACTGTCAATACGGGAGGCGCGGACCTTTCCCGCAGCTTTTGGCAAATTGGCTTAAGTATCATTCTGGCTGTCCTGTCCCGCCATTTTATTGAGGACCCCATCCGCTACGGAAGGCGGAAACGGGGGCGGAGGCGGGTCCAGACCCTGCAATGGTGGCAGAAACCATTGGGTGCTGGTGCCAAAATGTCCCTGGGGATCATGCTGATGGTTTTACTGTTGTTTGTAATCCCTAATGGAGGGACAGGAATCTCAGCAAAAGCTATCGCCCAAAATCATGAAACAACAGAACAGGCCCAGAGCCAGACTCAGGAACAGGCTCAGAACCAGACTCAGGAACAGAATCAGAACCAAGATGGACATGGGACTCAGGCTCAGGAGACGGAGCAGGAGGATAGTAAAGACAAGGGAGAAGCCGCGGGGGCAGGGCAGGAAAATGAGATAACGATCATCGCCGATTCCGTCATGATCAATGTAGCACCCATATTACAGGAACAATTTAAGGGAATTGTTATCGACGCCCAGCTGGGCAGACAGATGTACCAGGCCTCGGAGGTCATTGCCGGGCTTCGGGAAGAAGGGAAGCTGGGAAAAACCGTCGTGATTCAATTAGGCAACAACGGTCCCTTCAGTGAGAAACAACTCAAAGAGACCTTGGACACCCTGCCGGGAAGTACGGAAATTCTCCTGGTCAATACCCGGGTTCCCAAGCCTTGGGAAGGGGAGGTCAATGAGACTTTGAATAAAGTTGCCCAGTCTTATCCAGGGGCTAAATTGATCGATTGGCATACGGTCAGCAAGGGCCACAACGATTACTTTTATAAAGACGGAGTTCATCTCACCCAGGCCGGGGTGGAAGCCTACGGGGAAATGTTGGTCAAAGCCTTAGCTGTTGAAGAAAATGATTACTAA
- a CDS encoding response regulator transcription factor: MREKKVKVLVVEDEASIRRFITLNLEMAGYEVGEAESGEDALALLTAFLPDLVVLDLMLPGIDGLEVCQHIRETMPDPLIIILTAKGQDTDKIMGLELGADDYMVKPFNPFELIARIKAMLRRRDRYEAGRTGYTYGSLHLDTAANKLLKNNQEVELTPTEYSLLKMFMENPGKALRREEMLNGIWGEDYFGDTKTLDVHIRRLREKIEDNPSDPRYIKTVWGSGYRWQPEMVRRLP, translated from the coding sequence ATGCGCGAAAAAAAGGTTAAAGTGTTGGTTGTGGAAGATGAAGCGTCCATCCGGCGTTTCATTACCCTCAACCTGGAGATGGCCGGATATGAGGTGGGAGAAGCGGAGAGCGGGGAAGATGCCCTGGCTCTCCTTACCGCATTTCTCCCCGACTTGGTGGTGTTGGATCTGATGCTGCCGGGGATAGACGGTCTGGAAGTTTGCCAGCATATTCGTGAAACCATGCCGGACCCTCTGATCATCATCCTGACAGCTAAAGGGCAGGATACGGACAAGATTATGGGGCTTGAACTGGGAGCAGATGATTATATGGTCAAGCCTTTTAATCCCTTTGAACTGATTGCCAGGATCAAAGCCATGCTAAGACGCCGGGATCGCTATGAAGCCGGAAGAACAGGTTATACCTACGGCAGCCTGCATCTGGACACTGCTGCCAATAAACTCCTCAAAAACAATCAGGAAGTGGAGCTGACCCCTACGGAATATTCCCTGCTGAAAATGTTTATGGAGAATCCGGGGAAAGCGCTGCGCAGAGAGGAAATGCTCAATGGAATCTGGGGAGAGGATTATTTCGGGGATACCAAAACTTTAGATGTGCATATTCGGCGGCTCCGGGAAAAAATCGAGGATAACCCCTCCGATCCCCGGTATATTAAAACAGTTTGGGGCTCGGGTTACCGATGGCAGCCGGAAATGGTCAGGAGGCTGCCATGA